In Candidatus Hydrogenedentota bacterium, the sequence CTTCGCTTGAAAACCTATCCCCACACTGCTTCCGAAGTTTCAGTGATGGGAGAAGCAACGCTCCTGCGTGAAGACCATCGCCGCACCTGCCTCGTTGCACGCGGCTATCGCGTCATAGTCATTGACGCTGCCGCCTGGCTGCGCAAATGCGGCCACGCCTTGGCTCGCTGCGGCGACAATGGCATCCCGGAAGGGGAAGAACCCGTCCGACGCCAGAACGGCCCCTTGCAGCGTCTCCACGCCCTTGTACTTCGCCTTTGCCTTGGAGACGGCCTGCTCCACCGCCCCGACACGATCCTGCTCGCCCGTGCCCACCGCGAGCGTCTGGCCGTTGCGCGCAATAACCACGCCGTTAGACCGCACGTGGATGTTCACGTACCACGCGAAAAGCAGGTCGTCGAGTTCCCGGTCCGTTGCCGCGCGCGCGATGTCGATACGCCCATGCTTCGCGTGCTCGCAATACGCCGGCAACAGATCATTCACTCCGCGGATGCGCGACAGGTAAGGCGTTGCCAAAACGATGCTGCCGTCGTCGAACACCTTCATTTCGAGCGCGTTCACAACGTCGCCCACATACTTCGGAAGCCCCATGAATTCGGGGACCTTGATAATCCGCATTTCCTTGTTACGGCGAAATTTCTCGAAGTTGTTGAGGGCCTCCAATGCCTCCGGCTCAAACGCCGGCGCCGCCACACCCTCCACGATCGACTGCATGATTTCGCTCGCCGTATCGCCGTCCACAGTCCGGTTAAACACCACTGTACCGCCGAACGCGGCCTGGGCATCCGCGTCGCGCGCCCGCTGGTACACTTCCACCAACGGCATCGTATCCACCTGAATGGCGACTCCCGAAGGATTGCAGTGCTTCATCACGGCGCACGCCGGCCGCTGCATGTATTTCAGAATACCGATGGCGTGGTGCATGTCTTCGATGTTCGTCTGCGAAAGGCCGCTCTTGCCGGTCTTGAGGATCTCGTACGCTCCCAACACCAACTTCTCGCCGTTGACGGGCCGGTAGAATGCCGCCGGCTGATGCGGGTTGGTTCCGTAGCGCAGATCCTCAACCTTCTCGTAACGCCGCCCCAGCGCCTCGAACGCCGCGGGGAAATCCCCCACCGTCTTCGTCCGATACATATCCTTCAAATTGTCTATCGCCATAATGCAAACACCCTTTCTGCGCCAAGAAAACCAGGGAAACACGACATGCGTAACAAGAAATCGTTTAGGGAATGCAGCCCCGGCACGTAGACTGACACACAATCCGGGGGAAGTCAAAACGAACTGGGCGATCTATGCCTGCGGACCGTCATCGAACCCCAGGAACGAGCATATCCCGACCTGCTGAAATAATGACCTTGACAACATATGGATTACAATCCATAATTCTTGCATGAGTTGGGTTGTCGAAATGGGCGATGAGTTCAAACCTGAATTCGACGAATTTCACAAGGACGTGAAAGTGGAGTTGCTAGCATTAGCCCGCCTTTTGCAGCAGTTCGGCCCGCAATTACGGCGTCCTCATGTTGACACGCTGAAGGACTCGCGGCACGCAAATATGAAGGAGCTACGATTCGCCGCGTCGGGCGGCGCCTGGAGAGTCGCATTCGCTTTCGACACGAAGCGCAAGGCTATTCTGCTCGTGGCCGGAGACAAAGCGGGTGTGAACGAAAGGCGATTCTATCGAGAATTGATCCGCAAGGCGGATGATCGTTTCGACGCTCATCTCGCCCGGCTGAAACGAAAAGGTCTGTAGCCATGCCCACCAACATAGACGACATAATCAGGAGTCTAAGCCCCTCCCAGCGCAAGAAAGTCGAGGCTCGCGCGGCACAGCTCATTGCGGAAGAAATGACACTGCGTGACTTGCGGCGTGCTCGAAAACTCACGCAAGTGAAAATGTCCAGAATGCTCGGCATTACCCAAGATAGCGTCTCCCGGCTCGAACGCCGCAGCGACCTTATGATCTCGACCCTTCGAAAAACCATCAAAGCCATGGGCGGCAGACTGACTATCATCGCCGAGTTTCCCGACCGCAAACCGGTGATCCTATCTGGAATCGGCGACGATAAGACAGCGAAGTAGCCGACAGCGATTACGAAGTCTGCGGACCGTGTTGTGGCAGGGTCTTGGCCCAGCCACTCCGCCGACACACTTGTCGGCAGGCGACCGGCAGGTCTCGGTTCCATCGCCACAACAACGCCAACCAAAGGCCGACTCAATATCCCGCACTCGATGGCTTTCAGGTTCACGCCACGCTACGCATTACCCGCAACCCACGGTGTACACCACGCCGCGCTCGGCGATCGCGGCTACTCGGCAACCTGCGCTTTGCCTTAATGCAATCCACGCCGCGCGACACCTCCTTCTTCACCACCTCATTCTCCGGAGAGCCGTAGGCACGGTAGACTCCAGCCCCGGGTGAGATTCGCGGCAACGACGCGAATCGAAACCCCAGGCACCAGCACCCCCCAACGGGAGCCCTGTCAGGGCGAAAGCAACTCGCACGAGTCATTATTGAGGAGTGTGAGGTGTTGCCTGAGGAGTTGGTGCAGCGGGGGTAGCGTCTAGTGGCGCAGCGTAGCCGCAATCAATCCTACTGGCGTCACTACTCGGGTTCCGAATACACTCAACCGGCACTATAGCGATCAAGGGGAGCCACGAAAACGATGTCGCGAATGCGTGGGCTTGGCTACAAGCAGTCCGCTGCTCTTACCGCCGCGCTGTGTCTCGCCGCGCTCCTCTCTTCCTGCGGACCAAAGCCATCCCCCGTCCAATCGTCGTTACGGCGGTTCGATTTTCCATTGGTGGGGTTGGTGCAGGAGAGCGGTTCCGACTGGGCGTCTGAACGGTTTAACAAGACACTGCTGCCGAAGCTCATCGTGAAGGGCGCGCAGGAGTTCACCGCCGCCGCGCTGGAGCAGAACTTGAACCAGATCGCCCTGGATCCGAACAAGCTCGTCATGGCAGAGGGAGGCAAGGTCCGGCTCTATTACGTCAGCGAGTCGTCGGGATTCCGCAACATTCTCGGCATCAATTTCGAAGGAATCGGCATCAAGTCCGGCAAGCCGATGTATATCTTTCCCAATGCGAGCTCGAACCTTGACCTGTATCAAGCCGCACAACACGTCAACGTCGAAGAGAATACCTTCGACGTGAGCGCCATGGGTGAACGCAGCGAGGAAGCGCCGCTGATGCCCGGCGACTTCGTCGATCTCGGCCATCTCCCGGCGGGCACGCCCCTGAACTTCTTTCTCATAAACGAAGACCCCAACGTATTTACCACGCATCCTGAAGCGAACCCCGACGGTATCGTCCACGTGGTCGCGGTGGCCATCGAGGACAGTCCCTACCTGCTAATCAGCTTCGAGGACCTGCTAAATGGCGGCGATAAGGACTACAGCGACTGCGTGTTCATGGTGGAAGTGGGCGAGGGCAATATCCAGGCGTTGATTGGGAAGATCGACCCTTTGCGCCAAGCGAAA encodes:
- a CDS encoding type II toxin-antitoxin system RelE/ParE family toxin, producing the protein MSWVVEMGDEFKPEFDEFHKDVKVELLALARLLQQFGPQLRRPHVDTLKDSRHANMKELRFAASGGAWRVAFAFDTKRKAILLVAGDKAGVNERRFYRELIRKADDRFDAHLARLKRKGL
- a CDS encoding IMP cyclohydrolase; the protein is MAIDNLKDMYRTKTVGDFPAAFEALGRRYEKVEDLRYGTNPHQPAAFYRPVNGEKLVLGAYEILKTGKSGLSQTNIEDMHHAIGILKYMQRPACAVMKHCNPSGVAIQVDTMPLVEVYQRARDADAQAAFGGTVVFNRTVDGDTASEIMQSIVEGVAAPAFEPEALEALNNFEKFRRNKEMRIIKVPEFMGLPKYVGDVVNALEMKVFDDGSIVLATPYLSRIRGVNDLLPAYCEHAKHGRIDIARAATDRELDDLLFAWYVNIHVRSNGVVIARNGQTLAVGTGEQDRVGAVEQAVSKAKAKYKGVETLQGAVLASDGFFPFRDAIVAAASQGVAAFAQPGGSVNDYDAIAACNEAGAAMVFTQERCFSHH
- a CDS encoding helix-turn-helix domain-containing protein; this translates as MPTNIDDIIRSLSPSQRKKVEARAAQLIAEEMTLRDLRRARKLTQVKMSRMLGITQDSVSRLERRSDLMISTLRKTIKAMGGRLTIIAEFPDRKPVILSGIGDDKTAK